The genome window AATAGGCTTCTCATCTCTCGCTAAAACCACACAAACAATTATGCAAAGGTAGACCAGTCATATGCGATCAGTAGTACTCCACTTCTTAACAGCTTCCTTGTGCTTCTTCCACAGGTTCAAGATACAAATTTCCTCTTTTCTCTTCAGCACTTTCCTCTAGAAACCATCATCATCTTCCCAATCATTGAACTCCTTAAGTGAGATACTAGTATTGCACTCAAGCCTGGTTATTGCGTGGAACAATAGCAATGAAAATCAAAGTGGTCTCCTcgaaaaaacaaaccaaaactcGTGCATTTTGTAAGTTACCAGATCCCTACACAAGAAGCTGTGTATCGCTCGTGTTGAGTACCCAAGACCAGTCTCAGGCAACTTAAAATCTGAGGAAAAACCCGATCTTTCTTAACTACATTCAACTCCTTTGGGAGTCATTCCTTCAACTTTATGATAATCATGTAGTCGATCCAGCAGTTGTTATTGATCTGAGTCACTTGGGTCTCCTCAACCTCCTTAAAAAGCCTCTTTGGTAACTCCTCAGATATACCTACATTCAGAGAAAAAAGATTATAATGAGAGCATAAACAAAGaaagaacataaaatatacttttagaaCAAATGTTCCACCTATTTCTAAGATTTCCCAGAACAACAAACATTACAATCGGACAACAAATAGTCTACATGTTTAGCATTACAATCGAACAACAACTAGTCTAAGATTTTAAGACTCGAATTTCCCCCTTTCCAAAAAACCTAAATCGGTACTCTACAAATACAAATCAAAAACAGTAACATGCATGACTTAATTGTAATGTATAAGATGGGTAATCAACCCATAAAACTAATTTAGTATAAGAAAGATGAcaaatcgatttaaaaaaaatctaggcTTAAGAGAATCAATAGAAGTAATCGCATACCTAATGTGAAGAGACATGAGATTTTGTTGAAATTGATGGAAGAACACTCGATTTCGTAATGAACCGTCCGAGGAAACTCGTAGAGGAAGAACACTTTGATTTCGTTGTTTTGTGTGTGAGAACAAAGAGGGGAATGAGGAAAACGAGGTTAGAGACGAAAGGTCCGACGAAACACCGATgaagaacataaattatctccaaaaaataatattaaggtAACCCGAAACCCTCAGCTGTgtctcttgttttctttttgttttttcctttttaagctTAAATCAATTacgaaaattataattataattataattcatATTAGTTGGTTAATTTTAAGGGTATTATGGTATTTACATGAATTAAAATTCTATATTCCTTAAAAAATTGCTAAAAGTCCAAttgagaaaaatctaaatttttttttatcaattttccCTAAAAGTTTTGGTCACCCtcaatgttttcaaattcatttttcttctaaaaCGAATAGCCATATTGGTATAAACGAATATTGAACAAAAGGCCGGTGGTCCCACACTGTTTTTACTGAAATAATTGGGCTTTAACTGAGTTAAGTAATTTGGATCGTTACAACGTGTTTATCAGTTAGTGATTATTTCAAGAAAATGTGTCCGGATTTGTAAAAAGATTGTGGAACCACCAGCAATATGATTTCTGTCATCCATTTCGTAACTGTTGGCCCTTTAATATCTCACTCAAAGCAGACCGAATCTAACATGATTTTAAGCTGAATTCTAAAACTCGagtttttaaatgcaaaaaatgTAAGAAAGGAAAACCAACACAAGTGGGATAATTAGAGCAGGTTCAACAACACTCAACAACAACCATAGACAACACAAAAAGGAAATGAAAGAAGCTTTGGGTTAGATAGCTTAGGCATTAGGCAAAGAATAGAACGGACGTGTTAGCCCATTAACTACATCAACCCAAGCCCAAGCGTGCTGTGCAATCTGTGTCAATGGTCGAAGATTTGCTGATCGCTGCATCAGGAAGACTCTGTAACCTCGTTCCCTCAAAATATGCATTGGAAATCCAAAGTCACAATCATCAGATATAATCAGTATGTTTCTTGGAGTACGATTTGCAAGAACGTAACACAAAAGCTCCTGAATAAGCATCCGGTCTGCCACATCGTACTTTCGCTCGTAGGCGACCTCTGCATTATTGCTTGACTGAATTAGCCTTCCACAGATAGGGACAGAAcatctaatttttcttttctttgactCTTTCACGTCCCATTGCTTGTTGAGTACATCGCGATTCTGCCAGATGAAAGCGAAATTTGGGTTTCCGATGGCAGAATTCATACGACACATTCGGTAGAGAGGATTAACGGTTTGTAAACACAAGTTGATCTTGGGAATCAGCGAGCCCACGACATAAAGGGGAGGGAGGCGACAGTTGTCGAAGTCCCATAAACCGTAGAAAGAATTTTCATCATCAGGGGGAGGATCTAGTTCTCCtgttaacaaagaaaaagaaattaaaaagaaaagagttaATACTATGGCATCAATCAGATGAAATCAAATCACACAACCGATTTCGAGAAATAAGAGATCTTACGTGCTAGTTTTAGGCTTTGTTTTCGGCTTACAGCGAGTCTTTTCTGGTACGTCGAGCCAAAAGTGCCTGACGACCGCGGCGGCGGGCGGGAGGATCTGAGCATTTCCGTTTAGGGTTTTTCTTTGATGTGTGCTGCACTTTGCCTTTTCTGCGTCGGTGTATATATGCATAATAGTTGGGCCTGCCATAAATAATACTGGACTGGGCCTTGAAATCCTCCCGGTAATTACGCCTTTAGAAAAATTAGCAAAAGTCTCTGTCCAATGAGGCCGTTTTAGAGTGAATAAAACAAACAGGATAAGATTCCGCCAATCAAAAAGACACAAATTCGCCTTTTCGTGTAAAATTATTGATTTTTGGACATGCTTAGGTGATAAGTATCAAAAAATTGTCTCTTTTTCTCGATTTGTACtttgaatttatgaatttaTGAAGTTAGCAAAAGTCTCTGTCCAATGAGGCCGTGTTAGAGATCTCGTAGTCAAAAGACATAGAAGTTCCCATTGTTATTCGCGTTCAAAGAGCTGTGGAAAAAATTTTTGATGccttaaattaatttaaatattatgttttataaaatgtttattataaaatattacaataaacaattaacttatttttttaaataaatttttgatagaAATTATGCACCTTTTATTGTAGTATtatgtttaatttataaatatgaaaatgtaatatatgatacGCTTTTACATACATAGTTTTATTCTAAtttgtataataaaaataaattaataaatcaaataaagaataataggtaaaaagaaatatataaaatgaagaaaacatACTTGTtatgagaaaataaaagaagatgaTCATAGGAAAGAGGAAACTTtctaaagaaatatataaaatgaagaaaacatACTTTATCCTCTGGTAGGCGTTCCACCATGGACTGCATGGCGTCGAATCTCTTGGAAAACATCTTCACGAGATAGGCAGTCATAGAGGACTCCATCGCTGATATCTTTTCAGGCGTCTCCTTATCTGATTTTGGCTTGGAATCACTCTCCTCCAGGTTGTGGACATGAGGATTCTCGGCCCCTTCACGCGTTGCCCGACTACGCCTGACCCAAGAGCTGGATCGGTCATACCTTCTCCGGAGTTAGTAGTATTTAGGTTCCCCATGGGTCGAACCTTGGTGTTGAAACGACGCTTCTTGTTGCCTGCCATACTGCGGGCTTGGTTTTGATCCCGGAGGACCGTATTCTCTGACAGCAACTGGCTGAGCTTATCGGCGCTTTGATCCAGCTGTTTAGAGTGTTTGTTGAGTTTCTCCTTCAGACTCTGGACTTCTGAAGAGAGGTTAGGGGTTTCCTCGGTTGCCTCCCGAGTTCGGTTCATCTCGGTTATTTGGCTCTGCATGCCGTCAACTTGCTTCTGGAGTTCAGCTACCCTTTGAGCATCATCGGATGGCTCGTTATGCTTGTCCACCGTCATTGTCATGTAGTTTGATTACTCCCCGCCTtttagcgccaaactgttaggagatttttgtgtaggatctttgtgagtaccacaaAACAATGGATAAGCTGGTAGTATGTATGTGTTTGTAAGTATTTCGTGGGGATTCGAGGTTAACAATTTGAGAGAAATACTTAAGAAGATGTATTATTGAGTAAACAAGCCGGAACTACAATGATTGGTGTATAAACTCTAGTTCTACCCGTCTAGCTCTAATCTTTAAGTCTTGAGGTGTCAATTCCTTGCTTTTGGGACTTAGGAGCCCTTATATAGTCGCCTTGAAGTCGGTTTGGTTTAGGttgaactcttccatattcggaaaacaggaaggttctccttgtcggaaatcttccatttcttggaagggaAGTCGGTCCCCGGGACTGGTCCCAGGATTCCTTTTTGCGGGGACCTGGAGCGTTCCTGTATCGTGGACCTGGAGGCCTGGGTCCTGCCCggaggctggaggaaatgataccggGGTATTTTTCCCTAACAAAACTTATTTCGTCTGTGCCTAGGAGCAAGTGTTTTGGCTTGGCTGCCTCTAGGCCTTGCTTAGCGTTCCATGTGATTTTCGTCGCGGCCGAATGCTTAAGCCATTGATTTCCGAAACGCCCGATATGACATGAATCACCGGTTCTATCGAGGTGGCGAGATGGGAGCAgcttcagtgggctttcccGTTTTCTCCTTTCTTAGATGGCCCTTGGCCTTCTCGGAAAGGAACTCCCTGAGGTGTCCTTTCTTAAGCTGCTCGTTGACCTCAATCTTTAGTGCGACGCAGTCCTCCGTTTTGTGACCATGGTCTCTCTGGAAGTCGCACCAGAAACAGGGGCTCAGGAAAGAGTCGGGTGCTTTCATCTACTGAGGCCACTTgacctgttggcccatctgcCTCAGAACATTGATCAGCTGGCCTTAAGACGGAGAGGTGGGAGATGCCTAGCCACGTGGACACTGCCATCCCTTCTGCCTTCTTGATCGGCCGGTTCAGGTATCTGCCCCGATTTCGATTTACGGAGTCCGTGGCTGGTCTTTGAGAGGGTTTCTCTTCTCGCTCGGTTCGGCTAGTCTGATCGTCTTGGGATCTTATTTCTGTTGCGCCTTAGCACGGCAGGCGACATATTTCTCCCATTTTACGTGCTCCCAGGCTCGAGATAGGACATCTTCCATAGTTTTGAACTGGTATTTCGTTAACTCCTTATAGAGGTCTCCGTCGGGGAGCAGGCCTCTCTTGAAGGCAGAGATAGCAATGGGGATATTGCATTCAGGAATAGTCACCTTCTCTTTATTGAAGCGGGCTATGTTGCCTCATAGGGGTTCCGCCCGGTGCTGGAGGATTTCGTAGAGGCTATCAGATGTTTTCTCCAGGTCCCTGCtataacacccccgaaccgtcctagacataggTCGGCCcaccagccaacaatcaaacaagaacatgaccgacggatgacccacaccaagggttagagatgaaaggccaaccggccagccaacaatcaaacaagaacatgactgaccgtccaacaaAAATAAGACTACTCGTAACGACATAACACTCTAACTCGGACCCTGGTGACATCGTGTTCATcttctctatcggcaatatcctatccccctaccacaaaggccagaagaaggaactttcaaccgaccgcggtccacagtccttcgggtcaccgcgcgacagcccacagtccttcgggtcactgccacattaaaccgtcgtgtaatactcagccataggacatgaccccgttcgtctgagtcttcccaaTCCAgtgaataaggggtttccttgaacccgttGGGTACGAGggtgaggaaacactaatcacccctcaacatgcctagcatgggcgggtttcaCACCTGCTGTCGGCAACACACACTCGACACAATTATCCCTAGGAaagacctaagggacaagactccaacccaaaactaaacaatatataggagtctacgacaatatcaaccaatactcgtagtccagcctatatggcataggacccgtagtataaacatcacaaccaggagatcggcctatatggccaaagATCCCCTAGACAACAACATTACCATAATCCCTGCACAAACAATAATCACTACCAAGCAATCATCACTAAGGCATGTCTAATCCATAACTAATCAACCAAGTAGTAAATAATCAAGACATGCATCTCATCTCAATCTCAATTCAACTATAATCGATCATcttagtcctagtcaggttattatct of Brassica napus cultivar Da-Ae chromosome C7 unlocalized genomic scaffold, Da-Ae chrC07_Random_29, whole genome shotgun sequence contains these proteins:
- the LOC125594982 gene encoding uncharacterized protein LOC125594982 codes for the protein MLRSSRPPPRSSGTFGSTYQKRLAVSRKQSLKLARELDPPPDDENSFYGLWDFDNCRLPPLYVVGSLIPKINLCLQTVNPLYRMCRMNSAIGNPNFAFIWQNRDVLNKQWDVKESKKRKIRCSVPICGRLIQSSNNAEVAYERKYDVADRMLIQELLCYVLANRTPRNILIISDDCDFGFPMHILRERGYRVFLMQRSANLRPLTQIAQHAWAWVDVVNGLTRPFYSLPNA